From Streptomyces sp. SAI-135:
GCCGAGGCCGCCGGGCCGGGGGCCGGCGAGTCCGTGCGCACCGACAGCTGGATCTGGTCCGTGCGCCTGGTCAAGACCCGTTCCGCAGGAGCCGCCGCCTGCCGGGGCGGGCATGTGCATGTGAACGGCGAGCGGGTGAAGCCCGCCCATTCCCTGCGCGTCGGCGACGAGGTGCGCGTGCGTCAGGAGGGCCGGGAGCGGATCGTCATCGTCAAGCGTCTGATCCGCAAGCGGGTCGGCGCGCCGGTGGCCGTCCAGTGCTACGTCGACAACTCTCCCCCGCCGCCGCCCCGTGCCGCCGTCGCCCCCGTCGGTGTCCGTGACCGCGGCGCCGGCCGCCCCACCAAGCGCGACCGCCGCGAGCTGGAACGCCTGCGCGGCCTCGCGGAGGGCAGCCGCCGCGGCCGCTTCGCCGGGCCGAGCGGTCCCGGCGGCGCGGGCGACCCGAGCGACGCGGGCGATCCGAGCGACGCGCGCGGATCCGGCTCTCCTGACGGCGCGGGCGACGCGAACCCGACAGGGGGCTCGGGCAGGACACGTCGTCCGGACAGGGACCGGCAGCAGGCACCCCGTCCGGGAACCCGTCGGTCATCACGCTGAGGCCGGTGACCTCCCGCGAGGGCGGGGCACCGGCCTCGGCGCGATGACCGGGCGGGCTGTCTCATGCCCGTCGTCGCACCAGCCGCAGCAGGTCCGCGTTGTGCCGTCGCCGGGCCCAGGCGATCAGGGCGAGCGGGATGATCAGGATGAGCGGGGTCGCCGCGTTCTCCCCGTCGAAGCAGGTGAGCTGCACGACGAAGGCGCCCACCATCAGCCCGCTCAGCGCCACGGCCGCCACCGACTGCAGGACCGGGATCAACAGGGCGATCCCACCGGCCAGTTCGAGCACACCGATGGTGTACATCCCGGCGCTGCCCCAGCCCATCCTGTCGAAGCCCTCGGCGGCCGAGGGGTGCGCGATCAGCTTGGGGAGCGCGCTGGCGATCACGTAGAAGAGAGCGAGCACGACCTGCAGGGTGCGCAGGGCGATCCGGGCGCGGCGGCCACGGGCCGTCGAGGACTCGGCGACGACGGGGGCGGTGGCAGAAGCGGCGGCGTGGGTGACGGGGGCGGTGGTCTCGGACATCGGGGTCTCCTGCGGTAAGCGGTCCGTGCTGCTGTCGCAGAGGTAGACCCGCACCCGCACCCGAACTCATCGCCGCCGCACGCCCTTTTTCCCGCCGGACGCCGGGCCTCCTCAGCTCACTCCGTCACCACCACCGGCACCGCCCGCACCCATGTCCGGTCCTCCGTCAGATACCGGTCCGCTCTCAACCCCGCCTCCCCGAGCGCCTCCTCGAACCGCTCCCGCGTCAGGGGACGGACCCGGAAGGTCTGGGTCCAGGTGGCGTCCGGGAACTCGTACTCCGCGTGCACCGAGTTGACGCCCTGCGCCACCGGCTCCGAGGAGACGATCCGCACGGTGAAGCCACTGGGATCGACGCGCTCGCGCGGCAGATCCGTGTGGTAGTCCTCGCCCTCCCGCTGGATCAGCACGCAGCCGCCCGCCGCCACATGCCGGGCACAGGCGCGCAGCATCCCGCGCCGCACCTCCAGGTCGGCGTTGTGCACGAGGAACGACGCGAGCAGCACCACGTCGAACCTCTCGCCCAGGTCGAGGTCCTCGATCGGACCGCATATCGTGCGCGCCCCCCGCACGCGCTCCAGCATCTCGGCGGACTCGTCCACGGCGGTGACCGTGAACCCCCGCTCCACCAGCGGACCGGTCATGCGCCCCACGCCACTGCCCAGCTCCAGGATGCGCGCGCCCGCCGGCACCGCGGCGGCGATGATGTCGGGCTCCGCCCCCACGGGCAGCCGCGAGTAGAGCTCCACCGCGCATCCGTCCGGGGTGATCGCCCCGGGTCCCGTCCCCCGATGTCCCGCTCGCCTCTTCAGCTCCATGCCCGTCCAACGGCCCGTGTCCGCACGGCCGTTCCCCCGTCGCACAGGTTCACCCGTCCGAGTGACAGGGGAAACCAGCCGTGTCACAGGGGGAACCAGCCGTGCCCGATGTACCAGTGCCCGCCGGACCTCAGGTGGTCGCCGACGGCCCGTTCCAGCGCCGTCCGCCGCGGCAGGCTCTCCACCGACAGCTGCGGGTCCCCGAACACGAACTGCACCGGCTCGGTGTCCTCCGGCTCGACGTCCTGGGGGGCGATCCGGAAGCGCTCCTGGAAGCGCACGATGTTGGAGTCCGCGGGCAGGTACTGCTTCAGCTGCGGGTCGAGCAGCCAGGAATGACACAGCGCGGCGCGATACGGCTCCTCGGGGAAGTGCCGCGCGAAGAACTCCGCGGCCAGGGCCAGCGAGCGCTCGCAGGCCCGCGGTGACAGCGGTCCGAGGAAGTCGGGGATGTGCAGGCTCAGACAGGGCGTGCCGGGAGCGAGGTCGAGTCCGGCCGCGGTCAGTGTCCGGCTGTTCCAGCGCCCGTACCGCGTCCGCTCGAACTGGAGCCGGCCCAGCTGGTACAGCTCGCCCCGCGAGTGCCGGGTCAGCCAGCGCGGCGACTGCACGCCCGCCCTGCCGTAGCGCCTGCGGTGCACGGCCATGTTCCGCCCGAGGTCGGCGAGGGTGCGCCGGGACACCTCCTCCGGGATGCCGCGTGCACGGTGGTACGCGCGCGTGTGGGGCAGCGCGGCCACGAAGACGTAGGCGGGGAAGCAGCGTTGCAGGGCGCCGGCCGGCCAGTCGAGTTCGGGCAGGACGACCGGGTCGTCGGCCCTGCCGATGTCCCGGACGAGTTCGTCGACGGAGTGCTCCAGGAACCGCCGCAGTTCCGGATCGTCCATGACCCGTCGGCCCATCCGCACGAGTTCTCCCACGTCCTCGTGCGGTACGGCGAGTTCCACCAGCACCTCGGCCAGCTCGTCGGCGTCCGGAAGCACGTGGTCCCCCCTCTTCGGCCCGTTGGTCGACGTCCGCTTCGAAGAGTACGTTGCTGGGGAGGAGTGGTGATCCCGATGCGTACGGGCAGTGAGCCGACGACAGCGCGCAGTGCACTGCGGGCGCGGTTCTGGCTGAGCGTCTGGGGGCTTGTCTGGGCGACCTTCGGCACGGCCGCGTTCGCGCTGGCGGGCCGCCCCGGCTGGGCGATCGCCTGCGGAGTGCTCTGGCTGGTGATCACCGTCGACACGACGGTCATCCTCCGGCACATCCGGCAGGGCCCGCACTACCAGCCGGGCCCCGACATCCCGCCGTACCGCCCGCCGGAGAACCGTCCGAGGTAGCCGCCCCTGCGAGCCGTGCGCTCAGGAGTCGAACCGCGCCGCCTTCAGGAACTCGGGGTTCGGGTCCAGCGCGGCCGCCAGCCGGAAGTGCCGCCTGGCCTGGTCGGGACGTCCTTGCCGCTCGTAGGTGCGGGCGAGCGCGAAGTGGGCGAAGGCGTTGTCCGGTTCGCGCTCCAGGACGATGGTGAACTCCAGCTCGGCCGGCCGCAGCTGTGCGGCGGCGAAGAAGGCCCGCGCGCGCAGCAGCCGGGCCGCGGTGTTCTCCGGGTGGGCGGCGATGACGGAGTCGAGCAGCTTCACCGCGCCTCGCGGGTCCCGCGCGGAGAGCAACTGCTCGGCCGCGCGGTAGTCGATGACATGCGTCTCCGGAGTACGTCCGGTCGATCCGCTGGTCTCGGGCACGGCAAAGTCCTTCCCTCACTGGAAGGGTTCAACGCCCGGACGGGGGGACGCTATTCCTCGGACGTCCCGGAGGCACGCGCCCGGCGCACGAGCACGTCCCACACCTCCCGTACGCGTCGGTGCAGCTCGTCGAGGGGTACGTCGTTGTCGATCACGACGTCCGCGATGTCCAGGCGCTTCTCGCGCGTCGCCTGGGCGGCCATACGCGCGCGTGCGTCCTGTTCGGTCATGCCGCGCAGCCGGACGAGCCGGTCGAGCTGGGTCTCGGGGCTCGCGTCGACGACCACGACCAGGTCGTAGAGCGGCGCGAGGCCGTTCTCCGCGAGGAGCGGGACGTCGTGGACGACGACGGCGTCCTCGGCGGCGGCCGACTCCAGCTCCCGGGAGCGGGCGCCCACCAGGGGATGCACGATCGCGTTCAGCGCTGCGAGCCGCTCCGGGTCGGCGAAGACGATGGAGCCGAGTCTGGGCCGGTCCAGGCCGCCGTCCTCGGCGAGCACGTCCTCGCCGAAGGCCTCCACGACCGCGGCGAGGCCCGGTGTGCCCGGCGCGACGACCTCGCGCGCGATGCGGTCCGCGTCGATCAGGACGGCGCCGTGCTCCACGAGGAGCCTCGACACCTCACTCTTGCCGGCGCCGATACCGCCGGTCAGGCCCACCTTCAGCATGTCCGGAAGCCTAGACGCTCCCGGCGCGTCAGTTGTCGCCTTCCCGTTCCGCCAGGAAGCGCTCGAACTCCATCCCGATCTCGTCCGCCGACGGAATGTCCACGGGCTCGGCGAGCATGTTGCCCCTGGTCTCCGCGCCGGCCGCCGCGTCGTACTGGTGTTCCAGGCCCTGGACGAGGGCCACGAGGTCCTCGTCGCCCTCCTGGATCTGGCGGTCGATCTCGGTCTGGGTGCGGTGGGCGTCGGTGCGCAGGGCGTGGGCGACGCCGGGCAGGACCAGGCCGGTGCCGGCCGTGATGGCCTCCAGGACGGTCAGGGCCGCGTCCGGGTAGGGCGAGCGCGCGATGTAGTGCGGGACGTGCGCCGCGACGCCCAGGACGTCGTGGCCGGCCTCCATGAGCCGGTACTCGACCAGGGCCTCGGCGCTGCCGGGCACCTGGGCCTCCTCGAAGGGGCTGCGGTGGCCGGGGACGAGGTCGTGCCGGTTGCCGTGCGGGGTCAGGCCCACGGGGCGGGTGTGCGGGACGCCCATGGGGATGCCGTGGAAGTTCACCGACAGCCGGACGCCGAGCCGCTCCACGATCTGCTGGACGGCCGCGGCGAAGCGCTCCCACTCCACGTCCGGCTCCGGGCCCGACAGCAGCAGGAAGGGCGCTCCGGTGGCGTCCTGGACGAGCCGCACTTCGATCGTGGGCTCCTCGTACTCCGTCCAGCGGTCGCGCTTGAAGGTGAGCAGCGGACGGCGGGCGCGGTAGTCCACGAGCCGGTCGTGGTCGAAACGGGCCACGACCTGGTTCGGCAGCGAGTCGAGCAGCCGGTCGACGATCTGGTCGCCGGTCTCGCCCGCGTCGATGTATCCGTCGAAGTGGTAGAGCATGACCAGGCCGGCCGACTCCTGGGCGAGCGCCATGTCGACGACGGCCAGGCCCTTGGGCTCCCATGCGTACAAACCCTGCGGATCAAGCACAGTGACCGCTCCTCCTCGTGTTCGTACTGCACAACACGCCCTGGAACAGCGGCATTCCCACTCGGGCCCCGGAAACTCCTCAGGGGCGCGGGGAACCGCGCGACCGGCCCCATCGACTCGCGGACGAAACACTGAGGGACCGCACCCCGAAAGGTACGGCCCCTCAGTCAGGAGCTACAGCTCAGTGAGCGTTCAGCTCTGGCCGCCGGCCAGCTTCTCGCGGAGCGCGGCGAGCGCCTCGTCCGAGGCCAGCGCACCGGAGGTGTCCGCGCCCTCGGAGGAGTACGAACCGCCACCGCCGCCCGCGGCCGGAGCCGCACCGGCCGCGTCCCCGCCCTCGGCCGCAGCAGCGGCGTCGGCCTCGCGGGACTTGATGACCTGCTGCTGGTGCTGCTCGAAGCGGGTCTGCGCCTCGGCGTACTGGTGCTCCCACGCCTCGCGCTGGGTCTCGTAGCCCTCGAGCCAGTCGTTGGTCTCGGGGTCGAAGCCCTCGGGGTAGATGTAGTTGCCCTGGTCGTCGTACGACGCGGCCATGCCGTACAGGGTCGGGTCGAACTCGACCGTCGCCGGGTCCGAACCGAAGGCCTCGTTGGCCTGCTTCAGCGAGAGGCTGATGCGACGGCGCTCGAGGTCGATGTCGATGACCTTGACGAAGATCTCGTCGTTGACCTGGACGACCTGCTCCGGGATCTCCACGTGGCGCTCGGCCAGCTCGGAGATGTGGACCAGACCCTCGATGCCCTCGTCCACGCGGACGAACGCACCGAACGGAACCAGCTTCGTGACCTTGCCGGGCACGACCTGGCCGATCTGGTGGGTGCGGGCGAACTGCTGCCACGGGTCTTCCTGGGTCGCCTTCAGCGACAGGGAGACACGCTCGCGGTCCATGTCGACGTCGAGGACCTCGACGGTGACTTCCTGGCCGACCTCGACAACCTCGGAGGGGTGGTCGATGTGCTTCCAGGAGAGCTCGGAGACGTGGACCAGACCGTCGACGCCACCCAGGTCCACGAAGGCACCGAAGTTGACGATCGAGGAGACCACACCGGAGCGGACCTGACCCTTCTGGAGGGTCGTGAGGAACGTCTGGCGGACCTCGGACTGGGTCTGCTCCAGCCAGGCACGGCGGGACAGGACCACGTTGTTGCGGTTCTTGTCCAGCTCGATGATCTTGGCCTCGAGCTCCTTGCCCACGTAGGGCTGGAGGTCGCGAACGCGGCGCATCTCGACCAGGGAGGCCGGGAGGAAGCCACGGAGGCCGATGTCGAGGATGAGACCACCCTTGACGACCTCGATGACGGTACCGGTGACGATCCCGTCCTCTTCCTTGATCTTCTCGATGGTGCCCCAGGCACGCTCGTACTGGGCGCGCTTCTTCGAGAGGATCAGGCGGCCTTCCTTGTCCTCCTTCTGGAGGACGAGGGCCTCGATCTCGTCACCGACGGCGACGACCTCGTTGGGGTCGACGTCGTGCTTGATCGAGAGCTCGCGGCTCGGGATAACGCCTTCGGTCTTGTAACCGATGTCGAGCAGGACCTCGTCCCGGTCGACCTTCACGATGACGCCGTCGACGATGTCGCCGTCGTTGAAGTACTTGATCGTCTCGTCGATCGCGGCGAGGAAGGCTTCCTCGTTACCGATGTCGTTGACCGCTACCTGCGGGGTGGTTGCGGTGGTCTCGGTGCTGCTCGTCATGTGGGAAAGGGCTCCGGTACGGACATTGAAGTCGTAGGTACTGCTTACGCCGGGAGCCCGTTTCGCTCTGCAGAAGCCGGACAGCCAAGGAAGCGCCACTCAAAACCACTGGTGGCGCCTCGACAACCGAGGGGACATACAACAGATGCGAGCGCAGCCTGCTACGTCTGAGGTGCGCAGGCCCGCAGCGCAACTTGTAGCATACGGGGGCAGCCGGACAGGGTCAATGCGCGAAGGCGCACACCCGGGGCGGATCGCCGCATACCCGGCACAAAACCTGTCCCACGAGGCCACGCGCGCGTGACCGCGCCCCATTTATGACGGCCGGGACGGGTCGGACGGAAGAGCCCGCAGACTAATACGAGGGAGCCGATCATCCAAGAGCCCGCATCACACCCGCAGGAGTCCGGCCCGGACGCGGAGTCGCAGGCCACCCGGCGTGACGCGGACGTCACCGAGAGCGCCCGGGCCAACCGGGGCTGGTGGGACCGCAACGCGGACGAGTACCAGATCGAGCACGGCACCTTCCTCGGCGACGACCGCTTCGTGTGGGGCCCCGAGGGCCTCGACGAGGTGGAGGCCGAGCTGCTGGGCCCGCCCGAGGACCTCAAGGGCAAGGACGTCCTGGAGATCGGCGCCGGCGCCGCCCAGTGCGCGCGCTGGCTGGCCGCCCAGGGTGCCCGCCCGGTCGCCCTCGACATCTCCCACCGCCAGCTCCAGCACGCGCTGCGCATCGGTACGTCCTTCCCCCTGGTGTGCGCCGACGCCGGCGCGCTGCCCTTCGCGGACGGCTCCTTCGACCTGGCGTGCTCGGCGTACGGCGCCCTGCCGTTCGTCGCCGACCCCGTGCTGGTCCTCAAGGAGGTGCGCCGGGTCCTGCGCCCGGGCGGCCGCTTCGTCTTCTCGGTGACGCACCCCATCCGCTGGGCCTTCCCGGACGAGCCCGGCCCCGAGGGCCTGTCGGTCTCCGCCTCCTACTTCGACCGCACTCCCTACGTCGAACAGGACGAACAGGGCCGCGCGGTCTACGTGGAGCACCACCGCACGATCGGCGACCGGGTGCGTGACGTGGTCGCCGGCGGCTTCCGTCTGGTCGACCTGGTGGAGCCCGAGTGGCCGGTGTGGAACACCTCGGAGTGGGGCGGCTGGTCCCCGCTGCGCGGCAACCTGATCCCGGGCACCGCGATCTTCGTGTGCGAACGGGACTGACGCGCGAGGGCGTCCGGGCGGCCGTACGACACTAGGGGCGTGATCCGTTACGACGCCCTCGACGCGCTGCCCGTCCGCAGTGCCCTGCCCGCGCTGGGCGACGCCCTGGAGGAGCACGGCACGGCGGTCCTCGTGGCGCCGCCCGGCACCGGCAAGACCACCCTCGTGCCGCTGGTCCTCGCGGGCCTGCTGGACTCCGGCGCACCCGCGCGGAGGGTCGTCGTCGCCGAGCCCCGCCGGATCGCCGCCCGCGCGGCCGCCCGGCGGATGGCGTGGCTGCTGGGCGAGCAGGTCGGCGCGAGCGTCGGGTACACCGTGCGCGGCGAGCGGGTGGCCGGAGCGCACACGCGCGTGGAGGTCGTCACGACGGGGGTGCTGCTCCAGCGGCTCCAGCGCGACCAGGAACTGGCGGGCGTCGACGTGGTGGTCCTCGACGAGTGCCACGAGCGTCATCTGGACGCCGACACGACGGCGGCCTTCCTGTGGGACGTACGGCAGGCCCTGCGTCCGGAGCTGCGGCTGGTGGCCGCGTCCGCGACGACCGACGCGCAGGGGTGGGCGCGGCTGCTGGGCGACGCGCCCGTGGTCGAGGCGGAGGGCGTCTCGCACCCGGTGGAGGTCGTGTGGGCGCCGCCCGCGCGTCCCGTACGGCCGCCGCACGGCATGCGGGTCGATCCCGCGCTGCTCACGCACGTGGCGTCGGTGGTACGGCGGGCGCTGACCGAGCGGTCGGGGGACGTGCTGTGCTTCCTGCCGGGCGTGGGCGAGATCGCGCGGGTGGCCGGGCAGCTGGGCGGTCTCGGTGACGTGGAGGTGCTCCAGGTGCACGGGCGGGCGCCGGCGGCCGTGCAGGACGCGGTGCTGGCGGTCGGCGAGCGGCGCCGGGTGGTGCTCGCGACCTCCGTGGCCGAGTCGTCGCTGACCGTGCCGGGGGTGCGCGTGGTCGTCGACTCGGGGCTGGCGCGGGAGCCGCGCGTCGACCACGCGCGCGGGTTGAGCGCGCTGGCGACCGTGCGGGCCTCGCAGGCCGCCGGCCGGCAGCGGGCGGGCCGGGCCGGGCGGGAGGCGCCGGGCGCGGTGTACCGGTGCTGGACGGAGGCCGAGGACGCCCGGCTGCCGCGTTTCCCGGCGCCCGAGATCAAGGTGGCCGACCTGACGGCCTTCGCGCTCCAGGTGGCCTGCTGGGGCGATCCGGACGCGTCCGGCCTCGCCCTGCTGGATCCGCCGCCGGTCGGGGCGATGGCGGCCGCGCGGTCCGCGCTCACGGCGGTGGACGCGGTGGACCCGGCGGGGCGTGCCACGCAGCGGGGTGTCCGGCTGGCGCGGCTGGGGCTGCATCCGCGGTTGGGGCGGGCCCTGCTGGACGCGGCCGGGTCGGTCGGAGCCGGGCGCGCCGCCGAGGTGACCGCGCTGCTGAGCGAGGAGGCGCCGCGGGAGTACGGGGACGACCTCGCGGGCGCGTTGCGGGCGGCCCGGCGCGGGGGTGACGCCTACGCGGCGCGGTGGCGGGCGGAGGTGCGGCGGCTGCGGGGCGTCGTGACGGAGTCCGCGCCCGGGTCCGCTCCGGGTGGCCACCGTGCGGCGGACACCGGCGAGGACGGCGTCGCCGGGCTCGTGGCCGCCCTCGCCTTCCCCGAGCGCGTGGCGCGGAAGGACGGCGGCTCCTTCCTCATGGCGTCCGGCACCCGCGCCGAGGTGTCCGAGGGCTCCCCGCTGCGCGACGCCCCCTGGATCGCCGTGGCCGTCGCGGACCGTCCTGTCGGCAGGGGGCACGCACGCGTGCAGCTCGCCGCCGTGCTCGACGAGGACACGGCCAGGTCGGCGGCGGCCTCGCTGCACTCCGAGCGCCAGGAGGTCCACTGGGCCGACGGGGACGTCGTGGCGCGGCGGGTGGAGCGGCTCGGGGCGATCGAGCTCACGGCACGGCCCCTGAGGGACGCCGACCCCCTCCTCGTACGCGAGGCGCTTGTCGAAGGGCTCCGCCAGGAAGGGCTGGGGCTGCTGCGGTGGACGCCCGACGCGCTGGTCCTGCGGCAGCGGCTGGCGTTCCTGCGCCACCACCTCGGCGACCCGTGGCCCAACGTCTGCGAGGACGCGCTCCACGCGCGCGTGGACGAGTGGCTGGAGCCCGAGCTGAGCCGGGCCCGGCGCCGGGCCGACTTGGCGCGCATCGACGCCGGACAGGCGCTGCACCGGCTGCTGCCCTGGGCGTCCGGCGAGGCCACGCGGCTCGACGAGCTGGCGCCCGAGCGGATCGCCGTGCCGAGCGGGTCCAGGATCCGGATCGACTACGGCACCCCCGAACAGCCCGTCCTCGCGGTGAAGCTGCAGGAGATGTTCGGGTTGCAGGAGTCGCCGCGGATCGCCGGTGTGCCCCTCCTGGTGCATCTCCTGTCCCCCGCCGGGCGCCCCGCCGCGGTCACCGCCGACCTCGCCTCCTTCTGGAAGGACGGCTACAAGGGCGTGCGGGCGGAGCTGCGCGGCCGGTATCCGAAGCATCCGTGGCCGGAGGATCCGGCGGGTGCCGAGCCGACGCGGCACACCAGCGCGCGGCTCAGGCGGTGACCGGTTCGGGTTCGTCGACCTTCGCGGGTACCGGGCGGCGACCGCGGGCTTCGAGCAGCAGCGCGAGCGCCAGCAGCAGGACGCCGAGTGCCAGGAAGCCCCACGGCAGGTAGGAGGTCATGAGGAGGACGAGGGTGCGGTTCGACTTGACCAGGTCGACGGTGTGCCTGATGTAGTCCTCGCGCATCTTGACGTCGCCGGCGAAGACCGTCACCTTGTCGCGGTCTCCGAGCAGGGTGCCGCCGCGCAGTTCCTCCTTGTGGAGTTCCTCGCCGTAGACGGGGGCGCCGGTGACGGGCTCGACCCAGAACTTGCGGACGGTGGTGTACCAGCGGGTGGTGCCGGTCCTGGCGATGGACTCGGGGGTGATGCCCTGGACCGGCATGGTCTTGGGGAAGGGCACCTTGGTCCAGGGGATGGTCTGCTCGAAGTAGTAGACGTCGAGGCCGCGGAAGTCCTGGGTGCCCTTGTAGTGGATGGGGGCCGAGGTGCGGGCCTGGGCGTCGAAGTACTCGTAGTCCCGTTTCTCGGTGAGGAAGGGCCACTTGAACTCGATGCCCTCGCGCCTGACGGGGTCGCCGTCGACCATCTCGCCGGTGGCGTGGACGGGGTCCTGGCTGTGGGCGTCGAAGATGTAGCGCTCGGGGATCTTGGAGACCATCTTCCCGTCGGGCCCGACGACGTAGGACAGTCCGTCCCAGACGACGACGTCCTTCCCTGCCGTCTTCTCGATCTTCTCCGAGGCCTCCACGTTGCCCTTGAGGGTCTGCACGATGGTGATCTTGGAGACCTTCTTCGCGGTCATCGAGCCGTAGTCGATGAGGGTGGCGTCCCTGGCCTCCAGGACCATGTCCTGGTACTGGTTCGCGGGGATCTTGGCGAGGCGCGGGAAGGCGTACCAGCGCAGCAGCGGGGACAGCGCCGCGAAGAACACGGCGAGGGCGAGCAGGACCAGGCTGGTCTTGCGGCGCATCTCGGCCTCCCGGGGGTCACGGGTGTGCGGGCACCGTGGTCAGCAGCGGCTTCGGGGACGTCTTGCCGGTCGGCGTGCCGAGTGCGGTGATGGTGAGGACCAGTGCGAACGCGAGGGCGAGGCCGGTCGCGGCGGCGA
This genomic window contains:
- a CDS encoding DUF3068 domain-containing protein, with the translated sequence MRRKTSLVLLALAVFFAALSPLLRWYAFPRLAKIPANQYQDMVLEARDATLIDYGSMTAKKVSKITIVQTLKGNVEASEKIEKTAGKDVVVWDGLSYVVGPDGKMVSKIPERYIFDAHSQDPVHATGEMVDGDPVRREGIEFKWPFLTEKRDYEYFDAQARTSAPIHYKGTQDFRGLDVYYFEQTIPWTKVPFPKTMPVQGITPESIARTGTTRWYTTVRKFWVEPVTGAPVYGEELHKEELRGGTLLGDRDKVTVFAGDVKMREDYIRHTVDLVKSNRTLVLLMTSYLPWGFLALGVLLLALALLLEARGRRPVPAKVDEPEPVTA
- a CDS encoding SPW_0924 family protein gives rise to the protein MRALIAAATGLALAFALVLTITALGTPTGKTSPKPLLTTVPAHP